From a region of the Scyliorhinus torazame isolate Kashiwa2021f chromosome 15, sScyTor2.1, whole genome shotgun sequence genome:
- the LOC140392155 gene encoding rho-related GTP-binding protein RhoG-like, with translation MVTIKVMLLGNELVGKTSLIVCLTTGTFPRDSVPTVFDTVSTQITVDERMVILNLWDTAPQEEHRLSIRQFYYPQTDIFIICFSICDPGSFDYVWNDWYPEVKRHCPNVPVLLVGTKKDLRHDPTTVLSLLKRELAPVSYQQGASLARKIKAVKYVECSALLCENVVDVFEEATRAVLHKKHKKRTRSCVLT, from the coding sequence AtggtgaccatcaaggtgatgTTGTTGGGCAACGAGCTGGTTGGAAAGACCTCACTGATTGTGTGCTTAACCACCGGCACCTTCCCCAGGGACAGTGTGCCAACAGTCTTTGATACTGTCAGTACCCAGATCACGGTGGACGAGCGGATGGTCATCCTGAACCTGTGGGACACAGCTCCCCAGGAAGAACACCGGCTCTCTATCCGCCAGTTCTATTATCCCCAGACGGACATATTCATCATCTGCTTCTCCATCTGTGACCCCGGCTCCTTTGACTATGTCTGGAATGACTGGTATCCTGAGGTGAAACGCCATTGTCCCAACGTGCCAGTCTTGCTGGTGGGTACAAAGAAGGACCTCAGGCACGACCCGACCACTGTCCTGAGCCTGCTCAAGCGGGAGTTGGCACCGGTCAGCTACCAGCAGGGTGCCAGTCTTGCCAGGAAGATAAAAGCGGTGAAGTATGTGGAGTGCTCGGCGCTGCTCTGTGAGAATGTTGTCGACGTGTTTGAGGAGGCGACCCGAGCAGTCCTGCACAAAAAGCATAAAAAGCGGACCAGGAGCTGCGTGCTGACATAA